cggaattacatttgaaatttaccacgagctttgcggtgaaggaaaacatcggtaggaaacctgcacaaaccagcgaagcaattcaatggtgcgtgtgaagttcccaatccgcactgggcccgcgtgggaactatggcccaagccctcttgttatgagaggaggcctgtgcccagcagtgggcgtatacgtatataggctaggatggatgatggatggatTTTCCATGAAAAAATCTGAGGTTCATGTGCAGTTGGAGCTCCAAATAATGATTACCGTAACTACTCGATACTGAGTGTATCGATACTTTAGGACCAATATTTTTAGGTATCGATACCATTCCCGATACCACGTGAGTACTTGGTATCGATGTGTCAAACCATCGTAAAGTCAAATCGAAAGTGAACTACcgtgagttaaaaaaaatgtccacagtataattttaattcagTATTAAGTGTAACAGCACTAGGTCAGGCACCGAACGACGAACACCAATAATAAACAACGCAACGGGCTGCACTGCATGTGGACTTAACACTCTCACTTCGACATAAAAATAATGGGTCGTCAAATTCACCCTCTTCTAGTTACTATATACTCACACAATAATTGTGCGGAAagtacaagaccggtctgagtggagagccttgggggaggcctatgtccagcagtggacgtcttgctGGCATGATATATTGACACAATAATATCGGTTGCTGGCAGATATGTACAAGGATAATTGACTGATAAATGACTAGATAAATgtatagtttatttaaataccttacataaagttaatttataagtgttccttaaacctcttcctaaagataacatgaggttaaaatagcataatatgttatgtataagttaattaatgtaattaattttaaaattggcacgccccaacagggcatcattttttatatttttttgtaaaaggtgttgcaattaATAAATACTGAATTACCTCCCTCTAACATTATagttatacaatattttattgaatcagccgtactttgcggaggtccatttcaaagaactaaaactacttattactttgctcacccgcgagccCGCGACCTTAAAGCCACGCGAGcttaaggtcacgggtgagcagaGTACCATTGTTACCCGActgccgaaggagggttattttagttcattatttatttataattgagattttcaaacattcttatttgttgtgctaggtacttaatttgaatagaaaaaacagctttttaatgactgtatcttttgattgcattgattTAAGTAGTTAGATGTTTGATTTCTTCACTGCTACAATGGGTAGAAGCagacgagtacctacctatctgatattaatttcagctttatATCTCCACATGTTTCTAAGAAAAAGGGTCGTAAAAGACGTAGAACAAAGTGATTCTATTCCCAATTTTTTCCGTTTTATTTACGGACCGTGTCAAAATAAAACATGATTACctaagtttaaaaattaattttcttcTGAATGTTTCAGggctttttattttcttttaaaactaaGTAAATGGAGCCtttgaataacaataaaaatatatgtattcaaTTTCAACATACATCACTTAGAACTAACTATTATCACATACACCACATTATTTATaccacaaataaaatattaaatttatttcaataaaaacaaaatggccagataaattccatacaaaattgtacTACAATTTCAAAGCCAATTTTTCATTGGCATCGACAATCTTCACGTATAACAGCGTTACAACTTCGTATATCTAGGCCATTGTTACtttaatatcaaattaaatacGATTAACTAATTTCAGACGACCACTTTAAAGACTTTGGTGACGCGAGTATACTTTGAAGGCCACCGGCGTGATAACactagtattttatgcaactgtatcgtaataggggtccttaaaacacgattcgagtgtgggtttatgaaacgaggcgtagccgagtttcattatAGGGTCaaatgagtgttttaaggcctaattacgtacagttgaatacaatattttatctatatccatatattaaatcctctatcatggtGTTCAAGAGCCATTGAGgtgctgctgctgcacgtggtcgtgGCGCCCAAgagtgctgtaatgatgtatgaaatcatATTACGATACagatgaccattacgatacagccgtgttcattatagaatccaatgtcgtaatgctggtcattacctatggtaattgaggatttactatatgggtgtagataaaaaggTTTACGATTGCAGTGCCCAATTACTTATACCGAGTCTCTTGATACATACgagtaaaactttaaaaaaaacctatatttaAAACTATGTAAACTATAAAAATGTCTATAGTCTATAAAATGGATCTCCAGTTCCTTCCGTAGTAGTTTCCTTACTTTTCTTCGTAGATTTTGTTGATGTAGTTAAACTTGCTTttgtcttgattttttttctcttagtATTGATATTTTTCGCAGTGGTAGTGGGGGTAGTTGTAGAAGTAGTAGCAGAAGTAGCAAAAGTAGAAGTAGTAGCAGAAGTAGCAAAAGTAGAAGTACTAGCAGAAGAAGTAGAAGTAGGCAATGGAGTAGTAAGAGCAGAAGTGATTAAGGCAGAAGTTGAAACTGGCGATGGAATATCAGGAATAGTAGTTGTTGAAGTGAATGTTGATGTTGTTGGTGTAGTTATTGTCAGAGTATCgtcattttttgtaaaaatgctggCAATGGTAGTAGGTGACGAATCGAAAATACGTGGAGACGAAATGGTGGCAAAAGATGAAACAGCGGCTGACTCATCCGGATCGGAATTTGCGGGCTCGGTTGTATGATTAACGACGTTAACCTGTCCTGTGTCTACCGTTGTTGATTCAGCTTCTGAATTTAACAAAGTAGCGCTATGAGAAGAAGAAGCTGTTGTGTGAATATTTGAAACTAACGAAGTGGGAGACCAAGCAGAACTAATTGCATAAGGCCTACTGGTAACACGATTAGTAATTCTATTTGAAACTTTTCGAACACTGGGTGTTCGTGTCTTTTTTTGTGGTGTGGAACCCTTCTTTCCCCATGAATATTTCTTTCCATCATATTCAGCTGGCTTTATTTTAACTTTCTTGTAATTTAAAACTTCACGATACTGAGGTTCTGTGAGTTTTTTTAATCCTCGCATGTGAACAACTTGCTTCAATATGCTTAAAGGGACCCAGTGACTAGGTAGGTCAGCTTCGATAGGGTTGTTTACGTAGATGACAGGGTCGTTTGCAACATCGGGCCATTGCGCGGCGTCGCAAGGCACGCAAAGTGCACCTATGTGCACAGCTAATGATATGACACAGCTTAGTAATGAAATTATTTGCACTGAAAAAGAAGATTTCATTTAAAGATACTAAATCCATTCCTAAAGTGTTTGCTTTGATACAGTTGAACAAActctacaaaataaaaataaaaacattcgtTCAGTGAATAGTTTTACTGgttgattattaatttaaacGGATCCTCACCATCATAATTTCCAATTTTCATTATACAAGGTGGGAAGGATTATCCCGACAAATTTTAACCACGCATTCCTGAAGCCATATtgagtaataaatgttatatgaTCCTAGGTCGAATTatgctttttaacttttttgttttttcatacataataaataacatttattactcaATATGGCTTCAAGAAGGCGTGGTTAAAATTTGTCGGGTTAATCCTTCCCATCTTGTATTTTGAACTCATTaccatcattcatcatcattatttttatttcgtctACATTACTTCCTACATAAccaacattaatatctgccacagcggagcgtgcaaaaatatctgacacgtccttccggctctaGAAGTAGAGTCGTACCTAtcagaaaatgaaaaattaaatgaaaagttTGCATCGCTGTCCCTCACGTTATCTTACGTTATTATTTTCCCCATTAACAGTCACCGGTACATTTCCGAAAATCGATTCATCGATCCATGGTGGAAACCCGCGGGAGTGAGCTAAATTATCATTATATTTACTCACTCTCAAGCTTTAAACATAACAACTGAGTTGCTCTAACTTAGGAAGGATAACTTCTTAATCCTGCTTCTCCGCAGAGCAAACATTATGTTATATAAAACTGATTTCGTTGAATGCCGATGCTAAGTTGTTGGAAACATTTTCGTGGGCAGCGAGGCAGAAAAATCGATTTAAGCCTTGAATGACTTTTATGGCCGCAAAGCCAGCCTGAGCCTCGGCTTGATTGACATATCTTGAAAATGTTCCTGAATTGCATTGCATTGAGGTGGATAAGATGATACTACAGCTCCAAAACACTCGCAGCTCGCAACGCACCGTGCACCTACCTACCTGAATTAAATAGAATTCAACGTAAATTGCACATTTTAATTAATCGGTAGGCATATAATAACAGagatatgtaccatcagccaaataagtggtctatcaataatttttaaacaagttcctatcaaacttttaagtagACAGACACGTCTAAGTATTtgtggcattattgttttatgtataacatgcaaacgattatcaactttagggtggtagaccacttatttggctgatggtacctaggtATGCAAAATCATATTAGTAACAAGTCCTAAGCATTCGTACGTACCTACTATGTCAGCTTGATGAAACGTACCTAGACCTAACTAAACAACTTGTGAACGAAACAGTTAACGGTTTTTCGTAGAACACAATTAATTatgataggtaggtaccaaaCCAGACGTGGTAAATCATGAGCTTATTGTCTTCTTTGTCcgagttttaatattttaatacggGATGCCATGTGGCCTGGAATGAAAAGTTGTGTTGCAAGCGTCTCCTAAAGTGAAAGCCATGGGGGGGGGAAAGCGACCTCAGGGTAGACCACAAATGCGGTGGAAAGACGATGTAAAAAAGGTTGCTGGTTCAAATTGGATCCAAAAAGCTAAATGTCGCGACCAGTGGAAAAAAATGAAGGCCTACACCGAGAAGGTTGAGAAAGGCTGAAGGAGAAGAATACGGGATAACGAAATCtagatttttgtattaaatatctGGATTCGTCAACAAGGCAATCAAATAAGAATTTTTCGCAGAATTAATTTTAAGCAAGCTGGAAATCGTTTTATTGCCTTAATTTGGTACAAAATGCATGTAATCCGAGTTTGCCCAATTCCAGGTGTGCTTAACTTATAACCGTTCTCTTAGTTTCATCGATGGAAAATATAATTCCATTCAATATTAAAGAGGGTTAAATTCTGCATGGAAAtggcatggcgaaactgtaagggttccgttttttccattttggctgcGGGACcataaatgaaaatttaaaaacccccgacacaaaaaaacgccaaataaaaaattaaattaaacgctGAAAAAGAAACGCCCggaaaaaacgccgccaaaaaagacaactaaaaagtaaaaaataattatgcactagctgttgcccgcgacttcatctgcgcagaattcgtttatcactatcccgcggaaactatgcagaCTTCCCCCATAATTAGCCTAATGTCGTTCTCCAAGGTCAAATCTATCTCAATacgaaaattttgtaaaattggtTGAGTGGTTTAGGCGTGAACAGGTAAAAGAcagaaaaacaacaacaaatttcaaataaaaaaaccgcattcgaatcggtccacccgtttaagagctatggtgccacagagagacacacagacacatagcggtcaaacttacaacacccctctttttgcgtcgggggttaaaaattaccaGTATTACCACCACACACAAACaggtattataatttttaactgatattataaatgcgaatgcgAGTTTGTTAATATTACGCTTCCACATGTaaagtactcgtacctacctactcaaccAATCATGATGACATTTGGTAAGGAGTTAGACACGCTGGAAAGGActtagagcgtttatacctgctgaatGCTGAGCTGGCatcgttgcatttttgtttagtttttctcgattccataaaaattgaatgaaaactaaaaatgtggtctcaagaactgttcttaatatataagttaatgtgtctactccaataattattcgtgatagacttttatattctttaaaaacgaacaaatgtttattaacggtttttaaagaaaataaaagtctatcacgcataattatcagcaggtataaacgctatACCGGAAAAGTTCATAGTTCCTGCAGGACCGCGAGCGACCAattaattcttcgcagacgaagctTAAGCAACaggtaatcctactaatattataaattcgaaagtttgtatgtatttgtgtgtgtatgGCTGATACTCCttcgcgctaaaacggctggacggatttggataaaatttggaatgtagatagctaaacatctggaataacacataggctactttttttctCCATATtcacacgggatagggataaaatcgctaaataacaatcgctgggcttagagtaatgaggcatggttgtttttaatccAATGACAGTGAAACCAAAATGtgattttcgggaattcccatgggtATTTTGTGAAGTCTCAGAATTTGAATTCAACTGATGTACgagtatctaatgatttacgcgttcaaagccgcgggtaaacattagTATGTTACATAGCTTCTCTAGCTAGGCCTTTCGTTGACTTATAGAGTTGACTTAAACTAATTTCACCTAACAGGCTGAGggtaataaaacatgcctaatTTAATATAGATCTTTAATATCTAACAATAAATTACAACATTGATTGACACTAATTGTCCCATTTCTTCGACACATCAATGTACTCTCCATCAGGTGAATAATATCCCTTTATGGGCGGCGTTGCTACAGGGCCGTTTATTGAGTAGGGAACAAGTTGTAGGTCGGGCtgtgaacaaaataaatttatgattaaCACATTaacgaatgaaaataaaatttgatcaTTACATACATTTCTCTTTTATTACTTTGCAAGCATGAatttgtttgatatttttttttgtttaatgttgACTTGCGGTAAGGTCGTTCGGACACAATGACAGGCAAAAAGTAATTTCAGCTTAGTCCTCTAGGTTAAAAACACGTGTCAAGCCTCCCCAATCTATGGACTGTAGTGACCGCTTAAGATCATGGCTTATAggtaaaaacttaagaagattacctattgtatgtagtagtaTTGTGTTGGTATAGATAAGTTGACGTTCCACATTCAAAAAATGACTCAAggcccatatcaattctgtgcactactacatacaaaggtcatcttcttaagttctATACCTGTACTTAGTTTGCTTGTATCTAATGATAATCctacaaatattttatgtaaatgcgaaagtttgtgagtatgtgcaGACGTGCAtgcataagtaggtatgtatgttacTGCTTCACATCAGTAACTGAATGTCTGGAAAAACATataagctattttttatcccgattttttCACAGGATCAGATTataatctcgaaatctcaaccactgggtttaaaGCCAAGAAATTTGGCACAGATGTTTCACGATGGGCCCTACGTAAATcatcaaaagtcaaaattgactttttttattattattagcataaTTGGTTTATTATTGGGTTATTGATATTAATACATTACACACTTTGTAAAAGTTTTGATCATTTACAAAGGAGCCGCCACATATCCTCTCAATACTCCACTCATCCACttaaaaggttgactggtagagatcccttaaagggttAAGTTCGCCTCTGTACATGTATCTAAATGTTTGTCagttgtgtttatttattttgtacaataaagagtatacatatatacatatatccaTGGTCAAATTTTTAGGGATTCCCATTATAATTTAGATAAATCCCAGAATTGTAATTCAACTAATCTATCTACGGACTCCCTTCTGCGAAGCCATAAGGTAAAGTCTAGTGATGATATAAATTGTTTTCTAGTCCTTACCATAATAGCCTCGTTATATAAATCTTCAGACACCTCGTAAAGCTTGTCTAGGGCCCTTCTCTGGGCCCCCATGATCCTATCAATTTGAGCTACATTGGCAATATATTCTACACGCTTGTATTTTGTCCACTCTTTCTGTAATAGTGCACGAGCTTCAACTTGGTCTGCTGACAGCTTTGGTTCAGGCCGTTTCCTTTTCCTGAAAGTTTATAAATCAACGATTAAAACTAACAgtatttcattcaaatcattTTGATAGCATTGATGCAGctatacatttattaaaaaatttaagaGAATTGAATTGCATGACAATATTATTAGTAAGTGTAAATGAATTCACATGGTTTGCTTACTTCAAAACTAAGTCAATTGGTTTCAACTGTCCCatgatagttatttatttcttatttgaaAAATGGCTCAAggattttgacaaaaaaagatTTACAGGTTTTGTGGATGAAAAATCAATCTAACTAGGGTAGCAAATGCGTTTTTCTTGCCCATTTAATTTTTTGGTTAGACTACTCACTTCATTTCATCCATAAGGTGCAGTGGCACTTCTAGCTCATCTATGGGCTTCAGCTGGCGTGCATTCTTCTCCAGCCTGCGTATTTGCTTTTCAAGCTTCTTACGACGACGGTCTTCACGGGCTTTCACGATAGCTGGgtctattttcttttttttcttcatcgGTTCCGCACTGAagaattagaaaaaatacattcaCGTAGATACTATTTTTCCTAATATGATTTAAGACACAGTAAGTTTAAGCTATATTATGTAGTTAATTTTAATAGGTAATATGACAATGGTATTTATAATCCAATAAAATTGTGGTTTTTATAGCTTACCATAACTGATCTGTGATTTTGAATTGTAGTGCTGTTGTCGTACAAATATTACGTGAAGTCAAAGCCTTTGCTGGAGGAAGTATCGATagtctgaaaataaaattaatataaagataggtaggtaagtaccatTTGCACTCAAAACAACaaaccaaaatattttgtgGATACCTATTTTCGTACCTTGAGAACTGTCgtaaaattgataaattaaacaTGTTTAATCTAAATTCAGAATAAACTTTAATTTGCAAATCAACtcgtattatatatttaaattataaaaggaTAAACAGAAGAAGAGGTTATGTTATATTACAACACAACTGTCAGTGTCACAATATAAATGTCAGTGACAGTATTAAAACTATTCGAGCTACAAGAAAAAACGCTTCGttagtctttttagggttccggaaccaaaatggcaaaaacggaacccttatagtttcgccatgtctgtctgtctgtctgtctgctgtctgtctgtctgtccgtccgcggctttgctcagggactatcaatgctggaaagctgtaattttgcacggatatataagtaaactatgccgacaaaatggtacaactaagttaaaaaaaattttttttagggtacctcccatagacgtaaagtgggggtgattttttttctcatccaaccctatagtgtggggtatcgttggataggtcttttaaaaccattaggggtttgctaagcgatttttcgattcagtgatatgtttgcgaaatattcaactttaaagtgcaaattttcattaaaatcgagcttccccccccctctaaaatctaaatctaaatctgggtggaaaattttgtaaaattcaggatggtagtaagtacctatatcaaactttcaaggaaaactatagcggccaagtttgcttgagaattattagtagtttatgagtaaatagcagcctaaggtataaaatatacttggaagattccgtataaaatacgaaatccttagaaaaatgttacttaattttttcgtaatggcttcggaaccctattttgggcgtgtccgacacgctcttggccggttttttttaacc
This region of Choristoneura fumiferana chromosome 11, NRCan_CFum_1, whole genome shotgun sequence genomic DNA includes:
- the mRpL40 gene encoding mitochondrial ribosomal protein L40, which translates into the protein MFNLSILRQFSRLSILPPAKALTSRNICTTTALQFKITDQLCAEPMKKKKKIDPAIVKAREDRRRKKLEKQIRRLEKNARQLKPIDELEVPLHLMDEMKKRKRPEPKLSADQVEARALLQKEWTKYKRVEYIANVAQIDRIMGAQRRALDKLYEVSEDLYNEAIMPDLQLVPYSINGPVATPPIKGYYSPDGEYIDVSKKWDN
- the LOC141432320 gene encoding uncharacterized protein isoform X2 — its product is MQIISLLSCVISLAVHIGALCVPCDAAQWPDVANDPVIYVNNPIEADLPSHWVPLSILKQVVHMRGLKKLTEPQYREVLNYKKVKIKPAEYDGKKYSWGKKGSTPQKKTRTPSVRKVSNRITNRVTSRPYAISSAWSPTSLVSNIHTTASSSHSATLLNSEAESTTVDTGQVNVVNHTTEPANSDPDESAAVSSFATISSPRIFDSSPTTIASIFTKNDDTLTITTPTTSTFTSTTTIPDIPSPVSTSALITSALTTPLPTSTSSASTSTFATSATTSTFATSATTSTTTPTTTAKNINTKRKKIKTKASLTTSTKSTKKSKETTTEGTGDPFYRL